The genomic interval GAGGCGGTGTGTGGCGCGGGCTGGGCCTTCGCCGCGGACCGCGATGGCTGGGCGCGGGCCATCGCCTTCCTCGACCGCTGCAAGGCGATGACGTCCACGACCGAACAAGACAAGCAGTTGATCACCGCCAAGGTCCAAGGTCTCCAGAACATGCTCAAGGCCCCGCCCGCGGATGCCGCGATGGCGACGGGCACCGAAGGTAGCCAGAAGAAGGACGGCGAGCAGGACAACAAGCCGGAAGCCGCCACGGGCGGCGCGGGCTCCATGCTGAACCAGCTGCCTCAGGATGCGAACGCGCCAGAGAGCGAGAGTGTGCCCGAGGAACCCGAGTCAGCGCCCGCGCCCGAAGGAGAGACTTCTCCGGATGCTCCCGAGGCGAGCGACGAGGGTGCATCTCCGTCGAAGTAGGACAGGAATCGTGACAGGGGCAGGGGAGAAGTTTTTTCCACCCTCCCGGCCCCTGTTCAGCGGGCGGCGAGCCAGGTCCATGGGAATCGGGGACTTGGATTTGGACCGCCCCATGCATCAGGAGGCGGTGATGAGACGACTGGCAGCGGTGATGACCGGGGTGGGGCTGCTCTGGGCGCCGGCGGTGATGGCGCAGGCACCGGAGCGTCCCAATGATTCAGTGAAAGTCATCCAGGAGGAGGACCGGACTGTCTTCAAGAAGAAGACTGTCATCGACTTCACCGATGTCGCGGTCGAAGGCGAGCTGACGAAGCCCGAGGGCTCGTACGTGCTCCACCGCAAGAAGACGGATTTCCAAAGTCTCATCAAGGTCCGGGAGAACTTCGACCCGGAGCTGCAGAAGTCCGTCGACAACCTCTAGAGGCGGCGGTCAGGCGTTTGTCGGGTGCGGAAGGGAAGAAGGAAGAATCCTCATGGCGGCGGCGAAGAACAACAGCTTGACCCTTCGAATCACAGGCCCGGATGGCTCCACCGTGGAGACTGTCTCCGAGGGCGAGAGTGTCATCGTGGGCTCTGGTGCCCAGGCGGCGGTGAAGCTTCAGGACCCGCGGGTCTCCAACCTCCATGTGATGCTCAAGGTGGACAAGGATGGCTCGGTGACGGCCATCGACCTGGGCAGCGAGGCCGGGACGGAGATCAGCGGCCAGCGGCTGCTCATCCCCACGGCGCTCAAACCCGGTGATGTGTTGTGCGTGGGCGGGAGCCGGGTGGAGGTCGTCTTTGGAATGGCCGAGCCGGAGCGTCCCGCACCCGCGGGAGCGAAGGTCTCCGGACAGAACTTCCAGGGCTCGGTGACGCAGCGGACACCTCCCCGGGAGTCCATGCCCAGGCCTCACGTGGTGACGTCCCCGTCCGCGGCGGCGAGCACGGCGCGCGGCGAGTTCGTCTTCACGGGCGCTCAACCCGAGCCCGCGGTCTCCTCGGGAGGACTGCGCACCGAGCGCGCTGGGCGGCCCGCGGTGATACCCGTGGCGGTTCCTCCTCCACCTCCCGCGCGGCCCGTGGCCAGGAACGTCGGAGGCGAGGCCCAGGCCCGCGTGGTGCTTCCGCAGCTGCGCGAGCCGCTCCCCGTCGAGGCGATGCCCACGGTCCGGGAGAAGGTGCTCCAGGTCGCGATGTTGTGGGGTGACACGCTGTTGCAGGTGCGTCACTTCGCCGAAGGGGTTCCCGTCACCATCGGCGATGGGAAGAAGAGCTCCTTCCTCGTCCATGTTCCATCGGTGGGCTCGCGCTTCGTGTTGGCCGTCGGCCGAGGTGAGCTGCTGGAGGTGCATGCGCCCAAGGGCTCGGGTGTCATCGTCACCGAGCGGGGCCACGTGAAGCCGAAGGACACGCTTCGCGCCTCGGGCCAACTGACGGGCACCGCGGATGATGCCGAGCAGGTCTTCAAGGTGGGCCTGCATCACCGGGTGGAGGTGACACTCGGGACCGTGACGTTCGTGGCCCGGTATGTGAAACCCTCCGCGGCCATCGCCACCAGCACCCTGGCGGAGTCGGACTTCACCTTCTTCAAGATCACCAGCATCTGCCTGCTCACGGGCCTGGCGCTCGTCCTGGCGATGATACTGACGCCCCGCGCGGAGACGGCGCAGCACGACGACATCTTCGAGTCCCAACAGCGGGTGGCGAAGTTCCTCGTCACCCCCGAGAAGCGCATCGAGCAGAAGAAGCTCCAGCTCTCGGGAATGGAAGAGGGCGCGAAGGCGAAGGACGAAGAGGGCAAGTTCGGCAAGGAGGACGCGAAACAGCAGGAGGCCGCGCCGTCGAAGCCGGGCACGCCCATGGTGGACAAGTCCAAGAAGGAGAAGGACCGGAAGGTGGTGGGCAAGGTCGGCCTCCTGGGCGCGTTCAAGGGCTTGAAGGGCGGCGCCTCGGACGTGTTCGGACCGGGAGGTTTCGGCACGGGCCTGAACAACATGCTGGGCGGCCTCAAGGGCGGCGGGGCCATGGGTGACGCTCAAGGCGTGGGCGGCCTGGGCTCGCGCGGGTCTGGCACGGGTGGCGGTGGCACGGCCCTGGGCATCGGTGGCCTGGGCACTCGCGGAGATGGGCGCGGCACGGGCGGCACGGGTGGCATCGACCTGGGAGGACGCGGCAAGTCCATCACCAAGGTCATCCCGGGCAAGACGACCGTGGTGGGCGGCCTGGACAAGGACGTCATCGCGAAGGTCATTCGCCGCCACCAGAACGAAATCAAGTACTGCTACGAGTCGGAGCTGAACAAGGAGCCCAACCTCGCGGGCAAGGTGGCGGTGGCGTTCACCATCGACCCCACGGGCGCGGTGTCCGACGCCACCGTGTCGGAGACCACGCTGAACAACTCTCGCGCGGAGCAGTGCATGATTTCGCGCATCCGCCGCTGGAAGTTCCCGGAGCCCAAGGGCGGTGGTGTGGTGGCCGTGACGTATCCGTGGATGTTCTCGCCGGCGGGCGCCGAAGGCGGCGAGGGGTAGTGGACTCGCGCACGCCCCTCATTCCCACCCCTCGTTGCCGTGTCGAGGGGGCGTCACTAACGTCCCACGCCGCTTCCGGTTGGACCGGGAGGGCCTCGTGTGGGGAGGTCCCGTGAACAAGTCCCGACTGGTTGCCGCGCTCGCCTTGCTGTCGACTCCCGCCTTCGCGGGCACGCCGCCCGAAGGCGTGGAGTTCCAGCCGCGCCGAGGCTTCTATACCGACACCAACATCGGCGTGTTCTTCACGGTGGGCGGGCAGAACTCCTACTCGAACGCGCAGACGTATCTGCAACTGGGTCTCGGTTATGACCTGACGGAGCGCATCTCGCTGGGGGCGCACTTCGGCATGGGCGCCTCCGCGCAGAACTGCTTCGCGGGCTATCTGCCGGGCTCGGAGACGTGTGCGCTGTCCGACAACTTCACCATGCAGTTCCTGGATGCGACGGCGTCGTACCACCTGAAGTTGATGGACCGCGTGTATCTGACGCCCAAGCTGGTGGCGGGCTACACGCGGCTGGACCCGGCGCCGGTGGACCCCGACAAGGGTGACCCGGGCCGGGCCGTCAGCGCCCCCAACGCGGGGGTGGGCGTGGGCTTCGAGTACTCCACGGGCATGGACCACTTCTCCGTGGGCGCGGACGTGCTGGCCCGCTTCGTCATCGGCCCCGACATCACCTCCTTCGCCATCTTCCCGAAGGTGAAGTACACGTTCTGAGCGGGGCCGCGACGTGGACCCTCAGGCTCCCGCGAGCCTGCCTCCGTCGATGGCCAGCGTCGTGCCCGTGACGAACGACGCCGCGTCCGAGCACAGCCAGGCCACCGTCCGGGCGACCTCCTCCGCTGTGCCGATGCGGCCCATGGGCACGGCGCGGACGATGGGGGCCCGGCGCTCTTCCGGGAGCTGTTGGAGGCGCCCGGTGAGGATGGGCCCTGGCGCCACGACGTTGAGGCGGATGCCCTTGTCCGCGTAGTCGAGCGCGGCGGAGCGGGTGAGGCCGATGATGGCGTGCTTGGTCGCGCTATAGGCGCCCATGCCCCGGACACCGTTGAGCCCGGCGGTGGAGGCCATGTTGACGATGGAGCCCCCGCCCGAGGCCAGCATCGCGTCGAGCTGGTGCTTCATGGCCAGGAAGAAGCCGCGCACGTTGATGCGGTAGGAGCGGTCCAGGTCCTCGACGGAGAGCTCCGCCAGGGGCGCGGGCATGTGCCCGTCCGCCGCGTTGTTGAACGCCACGTCCAGCCGGCCGAACCGCGCGACGGTGGTCTGGACGAGGGATGCGATGGAGTCCGCGTCCGCCAGGTCCGCGGGCACCGGCAGGGCCGTGCCTCCCTGGCGCCGCAGCTCCTCCGCGAGCGAGTGGAGCGCATCCTCCGAGCGCGCCGCCAGCACCACGGTGGCGCCTTCCTCCACGAAGGTCTTCGCCGTCTGGGCGCCGATGCCACGGCTGGCGCCGATGACCAGGGCGACCTTCCCCTCCAACAGGCCCGGGCGGCTCATGACGCCGCCTCCCACTTCGAGATGGCGGTGCCCACCAGGACCCAGCCGAACGCCAACACGGCGTGGCGGCCCCAGGAGAGCTGAAGCCACTTGTGCCCTCGCGCGGCCAGCCCCGCGTCGTACGGGCCCTGCGCGGCCAGCGAGGACAGAGACATGATCTCCGGCGCGAAGTAGGCCCCCGTCGCCACCCAGACCAGGGCGTACGCGCCCAGCGCTCCCGCGATGAGCATGCGCCGGGTGGGGGAGCGCCAGTTGAGGACCAGCGAGCTGATGAGCGTGCCGAGCACCGCCATCTGCAGCGGAATCCAGAAGGACATCGCGCTGCTGGAGCGCTCTTGAATCAAGAGGAGCGAGGTGGGCGGCGCCTTGAACCACGTGGGCATCACGAAGAGGGCTTCGTTGATGCCAGCCCCCAACATCAGTCCGAACAACAGGCTGTTGAACAGCAGGATGTAGAGCGAACGCTTCTTCATCATGACGACCTCCAAGGGCTCGAGGGCGGCGATGGCCGCGCCTGCCCCGTTCGCCCGTCATGATTGAGAGATGGTTGAAGTCATTCAATGATTGAATTGGTTAAATTATGTGAAGGGGGCCTCGCAATCGAGCCTCTCGCGAGGCAGATTGGCCCCATGCCTGGGACGGGTCCGAGAGGGAAAGAAGCGCTGGCGGCGGAGGCGTGGCGCCGCTGCTTCCACTTCTTCATGCGAACGCGAGGGCAGAGGGACCGGGTCCTGGAGCGCCTGGACCTCACGCCCAATGACGCGCGTGCGCTCGCCAGCCTCGAGCAGGGGGAGGGCAAGGTGA from Myxococcus stipitatus carries:
- a CDS encoding AgmX/PglI C-terminal domain-containing protein, whose translation is MAAAKNNSLTLRITGPDGSTVETVSEGESVIVGSGAQAAVKLQDPRVSNLHVMLKVDKDGSVTAIDLGSEAGTEISGQRLLIPTALKPGDVLCVGGSRVEVVFGMAEPERPAPAGAKVSGQNFQGSVTQRTPPRESMPRPHVVTSPSAAASTARGEFVFTGAQPEPAVSSGGLRTERAGRPAVIPVAVPPPPPARPVARNVGGEAQARVVLPQLREPLPVEAMPTVREKVLQVAMLWGDTLLQVRHFAEGVPVTIGDGKKSSFLVHVPSVGSRFVLAVGRGELLEVHAPKGSGVIVTERGHVKPKDTLRASGQLTGTADDAEQVFKVGLHHRVEVTLGTVTFVARYVKPSAAIATSTLAESDFTFFKITSICLLTGLALVLAMILTPRAETAQHDDIFESQQRVAKFLVTPEKRIEQKKLQLSGMEEGAKAKDEEGKFGKEDAKQQEAAPSKPGTPMVDKSKKEKDRKVVGKVGLLGAFKGLKGGASDVFGPGGFGTGLNNMLGGLKGGGAMGDAQGVGGLGSRGSGTGGGGTALGIGGLGTRGDGRGTGGTGGIDLGGRGKSITKVIPGKTTVVGGLDKDVIAKVIRRHQNEIKYCYESELNKEPNLAGKVAVAFTIDPTGAVSDATVSETTLNNSRAEQCMISRIRRWKFPEPKGGGVVAVTYPWMFSPAGAEGGEG
- the cglE gene encoding adventurous gliding motility protein CglE codes for the protein MNKSRLVAALALLSTPAFAGTPPEGVEFQPRRGFYTDTNIGVFFTVGGQNSYSNAQTYLQLGLGYDLTERISLGAHFGMGASAQNCFAGYLPGSETCALSDNFTMQFLDATASYHLKLMDRVYLTPKLVAGYTRLDPAPVDPDKGDPGRAVSAPNAGVGVGFEYSTGMDHFSVGADVLARFVIGPDITSFAIFPKVKYTF
- a CDS encoding SDR family NAD(P)-dependent oxidoreductase, with the translated sequence MSRPGLLEGKVALVIGASRGIGAQTAKTFVEEGATVVLAARSEDALHSLAEELRRQGGTALPVPADLADADSIASLVQTTVARFGRLDVAFNNAADGHMPAPLAELSVEDLDRSYRINVRGFFLAMKHQLDAMLASGGGSIVNMASTAGLNGVRGMGAYSATKHAIIGLTRSAALDYADKGIRLNVVAPGPILTGRLQQLPEERRAPIVRAVPMGRIGTAEEVARTVAWLCSDAASFVTGTTLAIDGGRLAGA